AAGAAAGTCTATTcacattttccatttctgtCTGTGCCTTTGGAGCTGAGAGATCAGCTCAGTGTCCATTCACAGAGAAGTGACCACGAGAGAAGCGGTGAGAACCCTTGTGGTCATAAAGTGCCACTCAGCACCCCTAAGGCCGAAGTCAGCAATGTCCCTGTCAATATCCCACAGGGGCTTAATGATGTAGTATGCAGCCATCATTGATCTGCCACTTTGACACAGGCAAAATGTTACAAGGCAGAAAGTCTGCTCTTCCTCACCAACCGCACTGAGCCACTCTGAATATACATCAGTATGCTGTGGGTGCTTGCAGAGTGGCTCTTCTCCTCATTAGCTCTGGCAGGGCTGGTATGGTAATATATCAGCAAGGCACAGTCAGGAAAATAACTTGGACTGCAGGTTAGAGTCTGACAAAAGGATTAGAAGAGAAGCGGAATgctaaaactttatttatttatttcaccatGAGGCCAAGAAGAACATTTCAGAACATGTTCCAACAGCTAAGAAAGGTTTGAAAATGTATCCATCACAAGAAATGGCTGAGGTTAAAAGAACACAGGACACAGGAACAGAGATGTACTACCTTGGACACCTGGTGTAGTTTGGAGACCTCATCTATTGTCTAAGTAGGTTACTGAATGCATAATGTTGCTCAGTGGTTTAATTTGGCCTGGATAAAGTACTGTGTCACCATTCTACCAGGCAAATAGACTAAGTCTTCAGAGACTCTGGACGGTCTCTGAGGATGTGTGTGTCTCGACTACAAACATACAgatattttcactttcattgAAAATGGGAAAATACTGGGATTCATAACAAATCTAGAAAATGGTGTTATGACAAATCATGCAAATCCCACACATCTGTATGAATGTATGAATTATTACTGCAGATTTAAGAAATACCTTCATGTTCAGTGGCTACGAGGACCTACCTCCTTATTACTGAAAGTATTAAGATGCCTGAATGTATTATCAAGAGGCAGGAAAATAGAAAAGTTGGGTAATTACGGACACATGTCTGTATGTGTCTTAAAgttgtggaagaagtattcagaatTATTCAGATGCTTTatataaaatgaacaatatCAAAGTGTAAAAACGCACTTACATGGAAAAGCACTATAATATTCAAAATTTACACaagtaaagaaaatgtattttaaatcttttaaaagtcaaagtaaTAATTATGAAGagccatccctccatccatccatccatacattcatccatccatcttcaacctCTTATCTGGGGTCAGGTCGCGGGTGtcagtttaatgtttttatacatATTGATTTGAAGATACTGACCAAAGTATAAGCAACATTATAATGTTGTGTCTGGTCAAGGGAGAGAGCAAATTGTAACTAGTAATTATATTAGTTATACTATATAAGCAATAGTAATGCATCATATATCATAATGCGATTGTGTATTTAGTATGGAAAATCTTAAAGCCCTGCACACACAATCCTCAAGTCCACAAGTGTTTTCACCTAATTATACATCTGCCCATGACAGTGTGGGTGTGTACATACTTTTCTTGACTGACATCTATCTCACCCTGTTATCATTCTTATTAGGACAGAGTTTAGTGATTTCAAATTATTCCCAGCATAGCTCCTCCAAACATATAGTTGTAATTAGCCTGGTCTCAGGGCTGCAGTGTACAGAAGGTGCCAAATATGCATTACATATACATTAAGTATACAGTTATTTGCAGACCTTAAATTAAAATGCTGAGTTTGGAAGAACTTCTGTTCATTTCACTGTACAGTGTATAAGCTCAATCAATTCTTCCTGGCAAgtttacagaaacagaaatctcAGAAGTCATCGCATATTTGCTCCTTACCAATTCAACCTCTGTTCACTTATatgcttttttttcattttccctaCTTTTGAGTGATCTGGCATGTCTTCTCTATTCATGCATGGGTGTAATCATGGTTGAGTAGCATATCAACAAATCATCTCTTAGGACACAACCATTCAGCACCGGCAATGGGAATGCAGATCTCTACACCCACCTGCTGGCCGATGCAGCGGACTGTGTCGAATAGTCAGCATGAGAATGATTGTAATCCACCCACCATTACTGTAagtattaacacatttatttattacataaatGCTTTTGTAAATATGTGGAGTGTGATTGGCCTATGCAGTACACTGTCTGTCCAACACTTTCTCCTTGTATACGTGGCATCACATTCAGCTACTGAAATAGTCTAAAGTCCTTCACAAGAAAACCAGCTGACCCAGGGAATGAGATACAAGCAGATTCTTGTGGGCATTaagtgaaattaatttaaagtgaAGTGGGAAATGTATTTAAGAACAATATGATGAGCTTGATTAGTTTTCTATAGAGACCTAGAGATTTCTGCTACTCATGTAAAGATGGtcaaatatttttgtctttgtcccACACAGTCTGGGGGGTCCTGAGCTATACAAAAGCCTGCTCtaatctttttatatacagtctatggctctAATGAAtacatactgccacctgctgttctATTGACACAAACAGTGACTAACTCTAAAGGGCCAGTTCTTCTCCAAATCACACCAAAAATCACCTCTGAAACTTGTACCACCCTTCTAATATGATGAAGCTGTATGGACTTTTGCTTCTGTTGTTGAAAGCATTGAACAATTTAATTTGGAAAACTCTTCAGCAACAACTTGTCCAGAAACAAGGATAATCCTCAGAACATGCTGTCAACCATTTTTATACCATTTCTAAGTTTGAAAGACCTGCTGCTCCTATTGACAAGGAATAGGAATTAGAAACATGCTTTTCAATCTCAATGGTGGAAAGTAACCTTAAATATATGTAATAAGCTTATAATGATCCCACAATCCCTCAGATTTTTCTTGTGACCCTTCGGAGGGGTTGGGACTACACTGGACCACAATGTGACCTTCACTGACCAAAATTATGgtcgcaacacttttgtttttgcccccattaatcatgagctgaactcaaagatctaagactttctctgtgtacacaaaggcctgtttctctcaaatattgttcacaaatctgtcaaaatctgtattagtgagcacttctcctttgccgagataatccatccatctcaAAGGTGTGCCTTAgtctggccacaataaaaagccactcgaaaatgtgcagtttcactgtattttgGAGTCCGGGGgggtctggaaaccagtcagtatctggtgtgaccaccatttgcctcatgcAATGCAACACacctccttcgcatagagttgatctggttgttgattgtggcctgtggaatgttggtccactcctcttcagtggctgtgcgaagttgcagtcaggtcgagaccctgatgaggacgacgagcattgAGTTTCCCTGAGACgtttcctgacagtttgtgcagaaattctttggttatgcaaaccgattgtttcagcagctgtctgggtggctggtctcagacgaccTTGATGGAGGGCCTGGGCTGATGtggtgaggccggttggatgtacagCCAAATTCTTCtctggagacggcttatggtagagaaatggaCCTTCAGTTCACAaccaacagctctggtggacattcctgcagtcagcatgccaattgcacgctccctcaaaacttgcgacatgtgtggcattgtgctgtgtaatggaactgcacattttcaaatggccttttattgtggccaacctaaggcacacctgtgcaacacCCATGCCGTCTGATCAGcctcttgatatgccacacctgtgaggtgaatGGAtaatctcggcaaaggagaagggctcactaacacagattttgacagatctgTGAAtaattgagagaaataggccttttgtgttcacagagaaagtcttagatctttgagttcagctcatgatgaatgggggcaaaaacaaaagcgtTGCAttatataattttgttcagtgtatataaaGTAGGGAAAATTTTCACCACCACAACCAGCTACAACAGCAAAATGCTGCTAATTTATGCAacagtattaacaatctaataatatCATAGCCTACGTAATAATGTATCAGTTACAGGGGCCACTTTACTACAGAATCAGTACTTTAATTATTGatatgtattttacatttttctgacaATATACGTTTGCACTATCTGATAATaatactttgtgtttttacttgtaaatgagtatttttacattgttgtaggCCTATTTGGAGTTTCACTTAAGTAGCGTAAAGGTtattcttccaccactgaaagAGGGTCATTCCCCACAATCCAACAATAGGCTACAACAAACCATAGCCACAAAAATAATATGAAGAGAACAAGTCCTTTAACAGTTTTGCAGGTCTCTTGATACTCTCTTGAAATTATAGCAAGTCATAGAAAGTCATGTAATACCAACCTTGTCCAGAAGGTGGCAGTATCGGTCCTCTGGGGAAAAAAGATGTTTTAACAGCCCAAACTTTTCCTTTGCACATGGTTCCGCGTCATTTAATTATCTCATTCACAAAACCAATAATAAGGAAAATCAACTAGCCTAAACATAAGTTGACGAGTCCCATAAAACAGCCCAGTGACCTCTAGCTACTTAATTTGATAgactattttatttatgtatgctgcatttattgcatctccattaaGAGGTCATACTGGCACTAAATCTAGAGGCATAATGGGCAGTGTTTACGCTGCTTCTCCAACAGTAGGGAAAACTAGATATTTAGTCACTGATCATCAGAGGACAAATAAGCACCGATATTAAcaagtaatgaaaaaaaaaaaaacacacttacacttaTTCTGTTCTCTAATCAGGAGGCTAAAAGCCATATATGGATGTAAAGATTTCTCGCATATTAAGAGTTCTGTTTTGCTAATTAAGGAGAAACTGAATTCTTTCAATCATATTCCTAAATGTCAACTCTTCTGACGAGCAATTTATCTCAGCATCCAGACTGCAGTGAATAAATTATAACCGTACAACCTCGCTAAAAAAAAAGGTGACTTGCAGTGCTGCAGTAACTGGTTTCAGTATGGAACTGCTCCCACCAGAGTGCATCGCAGAGTTGTCTGTTTTTGTAATCATGCAAAAATTACAAAAGACACATGCATAACATGTGCATACAGATACACCCAGTTACTGCTGGCCAAcaagttacacacacaaaaaaaacccctacatacatttatacaatAATCGTGCAACCACTGACAAGCTTCTTATAGGAACATAACAGCCTAAAATAATATGATTTGATGTGGTAATAGTAGCCTATACTTAACTTATATTATAGTGATAGTGTTATTGTCCTGTTGTTAACATAGGAGGGGGAATATAAAGTGTGACAAGAAGATATAAGAAGTCACGTTCTCATATTCGAAGCTCCAATAATAATTTTATGGCAAAATTGCACGCATGACGACTTTATTCTGCACGGATGTAATTTTGATATTCTCAGAAACAACGTTTCTAAGGCAATATAATATAGACAGAACAGGAGGCAGACTTGTTTATATAAACTCATTGATAAACTTGGATATTGTCACTACTTTAGTAATACCATTGAGATATTAAATAGGATACAATCGGaggaaaaagtaaaataagGTCACTAAAAACGGTTCCCACATACTCTATATTTTCTTCAGAGCAGTGAGTCGGGCGTGAATATTAGGAAGGCGTGGCCAGCAATCAAAGTAGCAGTTTCCAGAGGGCTGCGCGCCGACCAGTCAGACAGTCTGTCAGCGGGACCTGAGAGCTGCGCGTAGGACAGAAGGAGCTGGATAAAGCGCACCGGCTCCGCGCATGTATTTGcacatttttctttcccttcttcgATTCCGCCTCGTCTCTTAGGCTGTCGGATGCTGGATGCAATCCATCCCCGCGTCAAGAATACACCTCTGACGGACGAACCATGGACAGCCTAGGCAGCCGCTGTAAGATTGTGGTTGTCGGGGACACGCAATGTGGGAAAACGGCACTCCTGCACGTTTTTGCCAAGGACTGCTATCCAGAGGTAGGTCTATCAAAAGTCTGACCTTACTCTTTTTAATTTGAAGAGAAAACAGATCAGGAGTTTGTGTATGAGTGAGGAGCACTGGCATCAAAATATGAAAACTGAACAGTTCAACTTCAGCACTTGTTCCGCAGGTTCCATTCACCTGCTTAAAGACAGAAACGTtcaaacaaaagagagagaaagcactGGCGTAGAGGGAACTGTAACGAATTCCTATAAAATCACTGTAATAGTTCTGTAATGTCTATACTGACTTTTTATTGTGTCTGCAGTACTGCCCATAAAACTTTAAGGCATTGTCTTCATCAGCTATAATATCACTGTATTTCTAAAATATCCCCAAAGGGCTTTGCTGTGAAACGTGtctatcattattttatttgtcttttcaaATACATTAGTCTTCTCTTCTGAAGCCTGTGGATGTGTAAACACAGTCTTATCTTGTGCCTCTTAGCTGTATAGGCCTAACTGAAATAAATTCCTTATTTTCAGAACTACGTGCCTACAGTGTTTGAAAACTACACAGCCAGTTTTGAGATAGACAAGCACCGGATTGAGCTGAATATGTGGGACACGTCAGGTAAGACAATTTCATATCTCTGTCTGCACCCTCTTAAAGACTGAATTTAAATCAATCCACTCCCAGCCCTGCCATGGTGCCTGTCCCTGGCTGCGACCATGGGAAGACTGCCTCCAACTCCCCTCACCAGCTTTTCCAGCAGTCATTTCTTTGACAAATTGCTTTGACCTTGTCAACTTCAGATGGATgtcgtttgtttttttttttagcttggcACATCTGCTATTTTTGATTGTTGTCTTTGCTAGAAATTTCAGTGCCAGCCATGTCTCTTGGTGCCTCGTGTTTGCATTCCTTCCTGTGCTGTCATCTGTGTGTGGCTGGCTCTTCTCATGCTCTGGCCGGGGTCAGGCGACTGGAGGGGGAGAAAGGGGTGAGGGTGTGGATAACTGAGACAGGATGGGCCTGAAGGGACCAGTAACTGCCctaactgtttaaatgttttcatcagAGTTTGACCGATGTGGTTTGTTGACATACCGGCTAATATAGTGCCAGATATCTGACATGTCTGCTGGTTTGATTGAGTTTCCTCTTATGCCATATTGTTAGACGTACAGAAAATCAACTCtgatgttttatttcctttgcaAATCTaatttgtttgacatttgttaaagaataaataatataaagagTTTACACAGCTGGCCAACACGTCTACCTTCTGTAACCTTGAAAGAAATTCATTCATCAACGTTTGAACTGAAAGTTTTAGTGACTTGCAATTTTGCAAATGTTGTTTCAGGAGTTTTTCACCCTGAAAAAAATTGTTGAGGCATTAAAAAGGTCAAATTTAAACATGCTGGTATGCTCAGAATAACAACTACAGGTGATGTCAGTATAAAACATTGTTGTTCCACTGAAAGGAATCCATGTCAACAGTGTTGTGTCATCGGAAGGGGACTTTATCTGAAAACAAATCATCCTTTCTTTGTCTAGTCAATGACTTAATATGTGATTCAGTGTATGAATATGCTTCTTGCTGGGGAAGTAGTTTTGACCACCAGTCAACCACGATCTACTTTCATCCCAGTTTTGTCAGTATGCATGGATTAACTAGTCTGAGATACCCTAAGATGGTTGTGCTCTCAGAGTAGCTCATGACGGGCTGAGCAGTCAGAGGGCTGAATATAGGATCCTCCCAGGGGGGAATTCCATCTTTTACCATAAACATTCCCAAAATTAAAAGAATCGTCTGGGAGAGATGTTACATGCTCAGTCAAAGAAAGAATATTGTTTTTCCCTGGACTTGATGTCGACCCGGAGAGTAAATCTGCTTGAGCCTTTCAGTATGGGGGTTGAGGGGCCTCTGGGGCCTGGGGCCACAACCTAGAAGACTCCTTTATCTCTAGGCTGGAAGAGCCTAATGATTTAGTGGGAATGTTGTGCTTCTGTCCATCTTCAAAACCCTAAAAGACCATTGGCAGAGTTAGTCTTTAATCTTCATCCAGAAGCCGCCCACCCCACAACAAACATGACGTCACCCAGCCCACAgggcaaatgtgtgtgtgtgttcgctattgcatgtgtgcctgtgtgcttctatgagtgtgtatgtgcatttagAGGTGTGGCATTATTCACCAATTTACTGCAAACACAGATGTTCATATTTTCTCTCAAGTAAAATAATTGGCTCACACTTAGATGAAAAAGGCTTTCATCTGAAGAAAATAACATGTCTCCTATCATTCTTCTTTAAgaaacagattattttttttattgccttaCCCCCTCTCTTCCTTCAACTCACCCTTTCcagagcttttattttatttcatttttagtgAAATTCTCTAATGTACACTAGCAGCAGTAGTCGCACCACTTCAATGCCCAGGCTCTTAGGCATGGTCACAGCATCATTCATAACAGACAAATTTAATTTCTGTCAGTGGAATAGCTGCAAACAGTGGATGTGCACCTGGAGGTAAAGTAAATGTATGACGCGCATTCGAGTTAAACTTTGGTAAACTTTCACCTGTGAATTCACCAAGTGGGCCACTTGCAAACTGTCTTGACAGTGCTGACCTTTGAGGGAACAGAGAAGCGGAGTCCAAAATGGAGAAATCTATCAGCGTAGTTGTGTGCCAAATGAGGAATGCCAAGAGAGATTTCTTCTCCGTACCTATTTTGTCTTTAACA
This portion of the Micropterus dolomieu isolate WLL.071019.BEF.003 ecotype Adirondacks linkage group LG19, ASM2129224v1, whole genome shotgun sequence genome encodes:
- the LOC123958172 gene encoding rho-related GTP-binding protein RhoN-like; the protein is MDSLGSRCKIVVVGDTQCGKTALLHVFAKDCYPENYVPTVFENYTASFEIDKHRIELNMWDTSGSSYYDNVRPLAYPDSDAVLICFDISRPETLDSVIKKGVAMTL